The Maniola hyperantus chromosome 24, iAphHyp1.2, whole genome shotgun sequence genome contains the following window.
gcagaaaatatggtacatcagcctttagaatgacatttcggctttgtagagcgttgtctctgtcacttatacttatatgacgttttgtcggtctccacGACATAGAacactctacaaatccgctgtcTCCTTGTAAATGTAGATGTACATaattttcagccgcgtactgtaataccACTCACCAGGGTCCGTGTAGGGGTAGGGCGGCGCGGGGAAGTCGTCTCTCTCTATTTTAGACTTGGTGCCGGGCGGAGGCTTGTAGGCCGAGGGGTAGTGAGATAGCTCGATTGGTTCCTGCAAACAGATAGCACTGACGGTACAGAATGTaagcagaacgctagcaaaaacgaacacAGGTCATAGTACTGAtaagatttttgaaacaaaatcttgtattttttataaGTTCACAATATTGTATTGCATAAAACGGGTACATCCCCGATTCATTAGGCGATTTTTGACTGCTATATGTCaataaaccacgaaataagcttaaaattattagttcacaatatattgcaaGTAAAACATCCTACTGACACTAAAGGTTaaaagtcaatgccgcgttgtagacggagcattgacccgagttttgcacgcacacattgcggatttgataaattctaaatcactaaaactataagataaggcaaatggttattgacaTTGGATTGTATtcaggtagtataataataacgctgAGTTTTttctagcgttttggttacactctgtattctACAAATCAACGTGATTAAAAACATATGCTTTTTCGCGAGGAAAGTATTGtcgctagcgtggtagactatgcccaaacccttctcattctgagagtccCGTATTCAATAGCGatctggcgatgggttgatgatgatgatgactagaaGTTCAAGTGTAACGTGGTTAGTGCACCAGGGCCTCACCTCGTTGTTCATATGCGGAGACTTGGGGCGGGGCGTCTCGGAGCGGATGGAGTCGACGAGCACGCGCATGCCGGGCCGCGACGACGCCTTACTGCCGGCGCGAGAGCTGGCGCGCGTGCTAGCAGACGCTATAAGCAACAAaaaattctaatttaatttaatctaaatatatataaaaggaaaaaggtgactgactgatctatcaacgcacagctcaaactactggacggatcgggctgaaatttggcatgctaagaagggattttttaaaaattcagccccctagggggtaaaatagaggtttgaaatttgtgtagtccacgcggacgaagtcgcgagcataagctagtttaatttatttgtacacgaaaaattatgaaaaaagagaaaaaaatggTCACCTCCGAACCATACAACGCCAATAGTCCCAGAAATACTCACATGGCGGCCTGTGGAAGTGTGGCGAGGTGGGCGGCCTGTCGTACGGCTGTACGCATCGCCGCAGCGTGGTCGGCTCGCTCGCTAGGTACGAGTATGTGGTGATGCGATGCGGCGAGCACGTCTCGTCGCGCGAGTCGCGGTACTCACGCAGCGTCAGCCCCGGCGACACTGCTCGGTAGCCGtactataatccatactaatattataaacttctGTAGTACAGGAAAGGAGTTATAAgaagatctgtaggagaaccagagtaaccaacatagctcagcgggttgcggagctgaagtggcaatggccatggcacatagtttgaaaaaccaatagacgttggggccccaagaatggtgacctcgcaccggaaagcgcagagttggaagaccctcccactaggtggacagacgagatCAAAAAGTCGTCCGACTGAAAGGATGACTGTCTGTTTTCCTTTTCACGCCCATCTGCTTAACTCATTTTGActagatttggtacagagatagcttgtattccAGAGataaatataggctacttttatcccgaaaaaccaaagagttccatTAATCCGCATAAAATCGCTGATACCATCTAGAATGCCGACAAATAACACCTTACAAGTTTTACGAGTATGCTAACTTTATCAGTAAGCAGGACAACAAGAAATAGTATAAGAAATTACAACATTTCCCAAGGGGACCTCATAAGAGCTTCTCTTGAGAATTTATGTACACATATTTTCGATTTCAAACTCGATACAAATTAgaagatatttaattttttgcaaaaattatgttttatttgATTACATTAGGATTGATTTGATTCcagctaaaaataaatcaacctgaaaataaaataaaaacaaaaagaatGGTCTATcaggaaataaaaaatatcataaaagaaGAATAAGTAAACTAACTACGATGAAAACCTTcggataatattattaacaatatagACTAAACCCATTTTCTACAAGTGTCACGTTAACTTAAAAGAAAAACTGAATGAGTAAATAGCGTAATTTTTTATGTAGCTTAAGTGACGAAAGTGAAAAATGGATTTTGCCTACAGGAGAGAATATgtataatgttaaaaaataaaaaatgcaaaataatGAACGGACCTTCCTGGTCAAGCTACTGTAGGGGCTGCAGTACGAGCCATTGACGCTGGGCGTGCGCGAGCGCAGCGAGAACTGCCAcatgaaaaacaacaaaaaataaaccaaaaatgTCAAATGCTCTGAAGCTCTAATATAACAAAAGACACTAAAAATATGATTCTAAGCACATGTATTAAAAAACTACAACATTCtcaactaaataataaaatatacaataatgaTGAAACTACGTGGTAATTAaatgaatatattttaatcgtattttaataataaaacatgCTATGGCTTCAGGTAGGAATCCGATGTAATGTCAAACTCTAGTAAATATTTACTCGGCTAAATTAGAAGCTGGACTTAAAAACGGTCTTCATTCCAGCAATAAAGTCTGCTAAAATCCACAAACCTGTAGCTCTGAGGAAGCTCGCTCTAAATCCAGAGGAGCATGGGGCGCAGGCCCACATCGCGGATGCCAAATAGCAGCACCCTGAAGGAACATTTCCTCTCCATCGCCAAAAGGATCTCCGCACTTGCTACAGCGAGCGCACGTCGGGTGGAAGTGATGGTTGTCACCGGCCTATACACAACAAGCGCGAGGTTTACAACTGGTATCCAAGCTATTTTAGCTAGCTTTTCATCTATTTCTCACATGTAATGGCAAACCTACCAAAACCTACTCTGATAATGGAAGAATGTTTGCAGGAGAATATAACGATTAAATTTATTTCACCAGGATTTATAGAAGACAATTGGAAATGTAAGTCCAGATTCTTATCAAAATCAGCGCTctgttataaaattattaaaacatgttttactgcgcaatttatgttaatttctTATCGTCGATTTCTGACATGAAGCGGAATACCTACAAATATCTACTCTGATAATGGAACAATGTTCGCAGGAACACACAATGATCAAGTAGGATTTCCTTTTTCGTATATAACTATCCTCTGACAATAAGTAGTGTCAGAGTATAGGATATTTTAACTGTTTTTGCTCCGAAAAGAGTGCTAACTCACGATGGTTGTGAAATTGGAGGGGTTTGTTTTTGATTGTGGGAACGGTGCTGTATACAGATTTGAGTACTCCTTCGATTTCAAAGGTGTATTACATCTTTTACTTTAGGTCCAACTGGATTTTTAAGACAATTTTACCATAACTAACCAGATAAACTCACCTGCAGCACCTTCCCCGAAATGTACCGCTGACAGTACGCACATCGCACGCCATAGAGACGTTGGTAATCACGCTCACAGTACGGCACGCCTGCGCGCCCCATGTATTCGCCCTGCAGCACCGTACCGCATTCTCCACACGCAAAGCACCACGTGTGCCACTGCCGATCCAAGGCCACTAGGGCCTGTCCTTCCGAAAGTTCTTGTCCGCAACCCGCACATTCTGCACGCAAAATTACACACATAAGTGTACATCAAGACCATGAAACACGATATAGCGTGCACGCACGATATATGAATCTCaaagttaatttttataaaaaaaaccacgGTTATATTCGGGTTCTATGaatttaatcaataaaaaactTTTGATAGACTGCTTCATTAAACCACATAGGAAATTATGTCCTATAGCCAAATACTTCATAACGCCAACCAAACCCGTAAAATATCTAAATAGTTGGAACAATCCACAAAGGTATCGAATACCAGAagcactataaaaataaattaaaactgtaTTAGCGTATTAGGCTGGTAAGTGCCGGTGTAAGATTTCCACATTGGGGATTTGAGCAGGGTTAAACCGCGCGGGGGGACTGCTTGTTTTTGTTTTCACACTCGATTGACCACGTGTTACAGGGGCCAAATGTCGCGGTGTTTCAATTTGTGTAAAAGGGCTCACAGGCAATAaaagaaaggaaaaataaagcaataaaaaGAAAGGTTAACATTTTTGCTGCGTACAGAGTATGCCCAGGGGATGTCGGTTTAGAAAATGATTCTATAGTTAATCTTCTTGCATATCAAAAAATatctaactgactgacataccACCGTACAGCTCAATCAAATGTTGCAtgtaagtaactatatttgtTCTataaagtcaagagtgaataggcgtcatcttctaggcaaacacgctccatcttaggctgcaccatcacttgccaggtctgattgcacccaagcgctagtctatatacCAACATTAAAAAGTCCTCGTTCGGATTTTCAGAAAATCTACCCATGCGAAGACATAGCGGGTCAGTTAGtgattaatgatgatgatcgaATCCTTTTAGTCCCCCGCAGTAGTCAGTACCCACTCTTTTGAAGTCTGACAAACTCACCATTGGGGTCGGGTTGTCGTTGCTCCCGCTCGTGGTCTGTAGGCGTCGTGGGCGAGTGTGGCGAGTGCGGCGTGGGCGGTGTGAGCGGCGAGGCGGGCGACGGCGGCGAGGCTCGCGTGCGCGTGGTGTGCGCGGTGTGTCGCTGCGGCGCGGCGGTGCAGGACGCGCACACTACCTCGCTACCTGTATATGTCACCTTCTCGCCGGATGGGAATGCGCGTCTGTTGAGAGAGTTAGCTattattgaagtgaaacttctttaccGCTGTCGGGAAACAACGGTGTATCTATGATGTAGAACATATTCCAACCTATCATAAACAAACCTAATGTAAAACGAAGGTAATTGAAATGGAAATGACGTCCTGACATGACATGAGACATGAATAAAGCTTTCCTCCTCTAGGAtttagtgtaattttttttggagtGCTGATTAAGAAAATATCGTCTGTTTTCAAATCTTGATACTTGAAATCAGAATTGATTATTGCATTGGTAGCATCATTGATTAGAACTACTGAGTACATTGAAAATGCGGGTAGTATAACAAGAATGAAACTAAGATTTGTGGTATGCCCATAACGATATAAACAGATAACGGAGATCAATTCGAAACTCACTTGCATCTCGCGCAAGTGAAGCACTTCTGGTGATACGTGTTCCCGAGCGCCGACACCACCTCGCCCTCCACGTACTGGTTGCACGCCGCGCAACGCGTGCCGAACGCGCGCTGGTAGTCCTGCAAATATTTGCGATTTATAAATATCTGTACAGGCTGGATGAGGAACACTGATGACGTGTGTCATGGCAAGGTCTCAAAAGGTCCTAATTAAAGCGGTTGTTGTAACTCACCTGGGGACAGTAGTAGTGGCCATCTTTGCAGAAGAAGCCGCCCTTGGCGAGCGAGGCGGAGCACGTGCGGCACGTGAAGCACGCCATGTGGAAGTACTTGTCCGACACGCGCAGCACCTCGCCGCTGCACTTGCCGCCGCACGCGCCGCACACCACCTTCCCTGCAACACCAACCACACAACACTTAACAACTCCATTTTAGTAATCATAACACACGTTCTTGACTTGGCCAATTTGAAATCAAAGGACTTGATGAGAAAAACAGGGAATTTTTTTAGACAAAAGAAAATTGGATTTATCTGCCACATTTTTCGTTACACAAATAATTATGACATATACACTACAACTCATACTGCACTGTTCAAGGCTAAAAGAATTTGAAAGAGGTGGCACATCCTGACAGAAAAACTGGTATTGAAGAAACTGCAGAATTCTGATTCTAGTCATCACtgttataaaacatctttgtaCAATgtggttgcctggaagagatcactttagtgataaggtcgccctttgttttttaagtgtatcctgtattcttactctctgtaaatctattaacaataaagttattttaaattaaattaaaggtaCTGTTGAAGAACGCTTGTCAAATGTTTCTGTATAATCTAGAAGACTAATACAAGCAGAACATACAAGCTTCAAGAACTATTCATagattcaaattttagttagtttttcgaaaatagtagactaatcaaaTATGAAGCCtttgatgtatgattagtctactattttcgaaaaactaactaaaatttgattTTTCGCGGCCGGTTGTATCAAATTTGTAATACCACGAGCGGCGTAACCAACTGTCCATAAACATTATATACAATCAAATCCCGGGTTAGGAAAGCTTTTGGCATCCGTGTTTCTACATTTTAAATGCGGAATGTGCGGTGCCGACGAAAAAAgcattacatttatttatagGGCATCTTTCTGTAGCAATAGTCCAATACGCATGAATAATTTAACTAGGCCACGTGGCTGCATAGCTTTGCGTCAGATAAGCCGATCAATGGAAATAAGCTCCCAGTCGCTGCGTCCCGCTGCGTACGCGCACCGCGCACGCCCTACTCATATAGCGGACATTATTTTCACACTGCCTAAAAcaaccttaaacccagtttcactagcccttaaatcctcttcaacctagttgcctggtagagatcgcttcacagcgataaggccgctgattgtatgttcttctttttaaccgacttcaaaaaaggaggaggttctatgtatgttccccgtgtactcaaaaacgcctggaccgattttaaaaattctttttttgtttgaaagggtatacttcaaagttggtcccatttcaatttggtgaagatctgatgaacatcttcgaagatagatactggaactcctcaacggataagagtaaattgctcgcgatcagtgtaatagcttagtaaacagtagatttttaaccagtcatagcataattccatggggccactaaaaattgtgaaataaaaaatttttacaaaaaaaataaacaccgacttcgttacataaacactaaaaattgaaaaataatttaatttattaccgaatatattatgtatacaagagttaatatagttccataataatattttttggggtcggtgccaatgaggtgccattgtggagtctcataaaaatatgaagtctagacgattcgcgcagctaaagctaattggcaccggcaccaaaaagtattattatggaactatattaactcttgtatacataatatattcggtaataaattaaattatttttcaatttttagtgtttatgtaacgaagtcggtatttattttttttgtaaaaaattttttacatgtttctttttgtgtcttttctttttggtgtacaataaagattattaaactaaacttaactaaacaagTAATATAATGTTTTCAATGTACGTGAGTTTCTTTATCCAACGATGATTTCTACATGCCTGAATAGATTTGGTGTATGGTTTGGTGTATGTTGGTTTAGATGTATGGCGTATCGTTAGATTCCTTACATCCCGAGTGATGCTTATCCATACTggcttttgacgaaatttggaacagagatagcttacatctcggggaaggacgtaagctactttttatcccggaaaatcaaagagttcccacgggatttttaaaaaccttccacgaagtcgcgggtaggtatcatctagtacatttttttttgaataatataaCAGTGTaaataatctatctatatatataaaagtaaaaggtgactgactgactgactgactgactgaatgactgactgactgatctatcaacgcacagctcaaactactggacggatcgggctgaaatttggcatgcagatagctattatatgacgtaggcatccgctaagaaaggatttttgaaaattcaactcctaagggggtgaaatagggttttgaaattttgtagtccacgcggacgaagtcgcgagcataagctagtagtgtAATATAAGTGTAATAATACTtacactataatttttttggaaaaataaatcaatatggCGCCTTTTCAACTGTgaagatttttactttttagttagttttctggcagagcagtcgtgtttttaatttttttaatcacgaCAGTGCAGTGTTAAGTTACCAGTCGTAGAGTTAAGAATATAAGTTTGAATAATAGAATGAATAATATGTTATCGGTAGAAAAACTGTGCTATTTAAAGAAGATGATTAGATACAGTTAATAAGGAAACTTTTTTTCTTTGTACAGAATTCCAAAGGAAGCAAATAATTTTGTCCATCACGACGGTTCGTGCAGGGTCGAGCCCGCTTCGTCCTCACGAGCGCTTCGCTCGCAACAAGGCCGCCCCACGATACTCACGACCAGCCGAGATGAGACTgcacattttttttacatttatagacaagcgcttggctgcaatcagacgtgCTGGCAAGCGATGCCTGCATTTACCTTATTATTGTAAGTAGCTGatagtttatgattccgtggcgtcacccggttcagggtacctgctatctgaaaatcagcgctgtatgttcttgtgcatcaaggctgagctgggacccttttacgggttgtgccaaatttcagcccgatccgtccagtagtttgagctgtgcattggtatatcagtcagtcagtcaccttttccttttatatatatttagactagcttatgctcgcgacttcatccacgtggaccacacaaatttcgaacccctgttttactcccttaggggttgaatttccaaaaatgagTGATCAATATTGAGTCATTGAAATAATgaatcttatagcacaagtaaagagaaaaatccgaaaaccgtgaatttgtggtaacatcacaaaaagtgttatttcttgtacgatggttcggaacccttcgtgtgcaagtccgactcgcacttgactggttttcaTCAAGCAGCGTGTTTGTTATTTAACATCTGCGGCGAATAAATAGGATTAGTGTCACTCGTGCGAGCTTGCGTAAATGGCGGCATTTCCATGAGCCTTTGAGATGTCTATCACACGCCACGTGCTCCATCGCGTATTAAATTACAATCTGACtgttatatgtatatataggtactagcgacccgccccggctttgcatgggtgcagtgtaagatactaatgtggtgtcagtgagatttcaattttcctagggatctctaattttttgaaacttaaactatacctataaaccttcctcttgaatcactctatctattggtgaaaaccgcattaaaatccgttgcgtagtttaaaagatctacgcgttcatacatacagacagcgggaagctactttattttatactatgtaataaAGAGTAAAGATatcgcaggtatattgtcaaagccgtaatattacaattaaacggtagattgtcGATTGACTTCATTTCTTACAATTTAACGGCTTAGTTTTAGTGATGTTGTAATGTCACGGGGtcattaacttggctaatattctttttttttaacttttttaaactgCTTTTAGCCCGACCTGGGAATCGAACTCAGGACCTCGTTATCCGCCTTCGAACATGCTAACGAGGCAGTTCCAGCCTATAATAATATTCATGTTTATCAACACATTATACAATCAGTAATTCATGTTCACCTGCCATACAAGTGAGCATGGATTAAAGTTTTTTCTGTAGTATGAATCACCCGCCACGTGAGACAGGTTTTTGTTTCTGGTTTCGTTTTTGTCGGCACACGATTGCCAAAGCGCGTGATCGATGAACCTCCAACTCCCCGGGCCACGGCTTTTCTACGACCAACAGCTTAAGGCaatggtccgaccgccggcgagaaaatgACTAACTatctatcggcgattttctctctcaaaaaacgtacaataaatgtacattccgtgtaaacgaaagagatgcatatatcaatttattagaagaaaaaagacataagaattttatgtcttttttcttgtacctttatttgtatttaaatttattattaatcatctagttagtgtaagtggcactgccgttctaattagatataaaataaataaaataaaataaataaataaatcaaaagttgctctctgactgaaaaaagtttttttttgtttttttttttttgatacaagttagcccttgactgcaatctcacctggtggtaagtgatgatgcagtctaagatggaaacgggctaacctggaaggaatatggcagtttttattaaacccatgcccctttggtttctactcggcatcgtaccggaacgctaaatcgtttggcggcacggcttcgccggtagggtggtaactagcctcccaccagaccagaccagaaatttataaattataaaattccaaacccctgccaggaatcaaacccgcgaccgcgcgccagggaggtcgttgaGGAAGGTTTGTTGGCCACAGCTCCTGTCGCATCGCGCTTAGCTGTCGCTAGTGATCCAAGGCAATGGCCCCACGGTACAAATCAGTATTATGATTTAATAGCGTATAATGGCATATCGAATTCCCCGTACTTTGCTTCTCATCGTAAATCTTTACGAGTACGGATATAGTCATTTGTGCaatcgtaaaattttattcgaAATGTAGCTCATAGCTCGATGAAACGGGAGTTCTATTTTTTGCTATTAACAGAACCAGATAGTTTATCTGTTAAAATATGAGTTTAAACGTATCTTCtccttccttaccttatcccacgctatatggggtcggcacaacatgtcttcttcttccactcacttctgtcatccgtcaacgtattatccccccctttttcacgcatatcctctttcacgcaatccatccaccttttctttgctCGTCCTCTCCTCCTTTtaccttccacatgcatactttacattcttctagtgacatggcttatCAGTcaggagtcaggctcgcgcaatgagggttccgtactacagtcgtattttttcgaaattttgcacgataattcaaaaactatgacgcataaaaataaataaaaatctgttttagaatgtacaggtaaaccctttcgtatgataccccacttgatatagttatcttactttgaaaattgaaaatactaattattagttcatgaccacaatttaattttttgtgtgtgatctaaccctaaattcacggttttcacattttttcccaaatgtcagctataagatctacctacctgccaaatttcatgattctaggtcaacgggaagtaccctgtaggtttcttgacagacagacggacagacagacagacagacagacagacagacagacagacagacagacagacagacagacagacagacagacagacggacagacagacacaacaaagtgatcctataagggttccgtttttccttttgaggtacggaaccctaaaaaccgaccaagtgcgagtcgactTATGCACAGAGTGTTTCTTACCACTTATAacctacacattttttttttaaataatcgatACTTACAAATATTGTAAATTCGAAAGTGCGTTTGCATGTTTGTTTGCCCTTCcgtcacgccctaactaagcaaccaatcggcTTCCAAAACCAACCAAAACCAAAactttttggcatagagatagttgtaaggacagggagtaacataggctcctggttgtcccggaaaatcaaagagttcccacgtgatttttaaaaacctgaatccacgcggacgatgtcgcgggtatcagctactCATAGACATGTTATACCTAAAAGCACATAGGTATGTATATTCACGGAGTTcagaatcagcttagcttattactactagcagagataatttatttacttgtaataaattatctctatataaatttgttagtgattctctcaaattgatatagttttaggtttaattatgtagtttgattttaatttagtttgtaacgatggggctggcatatagattatctgtaaaagccccttacaaaataacggattaaaaaaaaaaaaaaaactctgctACTTGGTAGGTTTAccattgtcataatattatggtgcaCATGCTGACTCATCAGGCCTGTCTTAGATATCGTATTAGGATTAGGGTAAACAGTTATAAGATTACTaacttcagttttttttaaggTGTGTgtttctccataaacgtgacactggcgaaacactctgtgcccagctggcacacctaaaagccaataattgggaattgaattgaaggtGTGcgtttattactaacaaaaattTTATGATCTCGATATGGTCGATTTCCctaaatgattttaattttttttatactccAACCCGCAAAGGTACCAAGTAAAGGTAAGTATAgttcatacaaaatgacttctcacgcgccattttatatctatgtgtcaactgtcatgtcaaaagtacggttcacctttaacataaggactaaaatcgtacttttgacgggACAGTtgatagttaaaatggcgcgtgagaacgcATTACACAAAACAAGGCCTAAGTCCTAGCCCACAGGCTCGCGCGAGGCACGCGTCGTGTGGAATGCGAGCTGGCTCTGAGCCAAGATCCTCCAttctatatatacaaaattccTTCTTTCTGTCTGCGGCCTAGTAGCTAATACACGTATAGGTCCGGGATCCCCTTTAAGTACCGATAAAACTGACGCCATCATAATATTACGCCTTGTAGACATCTGTTACCAAAAAATTAATGGTCCTGTTAAAAGATCCGAATGACTAAATGACACTTCGAGTTCCTTTTTTTGATTCATACAATTCCTTCTATTGATTTTCAAATCACAGCGGTTctctaatttttatattacctacactaggttatgctcgcgacttcgtccgcgtggactacagaaatttcaaatccctatttcacctccttaggggttgaattttcaaaaaacctttcttagcggatgtctacgacataatagctatctgcatgcaaaatttcagcccgatccatccagtattttgagctgtgcgttgacagatcagtcagtcagtcagtcaaccagtcaatcagtcaccttttcctttcctatatttagactagctaatgcccgcgaatttgtttttgaaaatcccgtgggaactctttgattttccgggataacaagtagcctatgttactctccaggtctttagctatatccaagcaaaaaatcacgtgatccgttgctccgttgcgacgtgattgaaggacaaaccaacaaatcaatgaaccaacaaacaaacacactttcgcat
Protein-coding sequences here:
- the Unc-115a gene encoding actin-binding LIM protein 2 isoform X7 — its product is MRPKEEVDAKVQTGTFILSEKIDDTKSKKSEKEMKKEMKRLEKEKQEREKREKKEKEKEKLAKRGKVVCGACGGKCSGEVLRVSDKYFHMACFTCRTCSASLAKGGFFCKDGHYYCPQDYQRAFGTRCAACNQYVEGEVVSALGNTYHQKCFTCARCKRAFPSGEKVTYTGSEVVCASCTAAPQRHTAHTTRTRASPPSPASPLTPPTPHSPHSPTTPTDHEREQRQPDPNECAGCGQELSEGQALVALDRQWHTWCFACGECGTVLQGEYMGRAGVPYCERDYQRLYGVRCAYCQRYISGKVLQAGDNHHFHPTCARCSKCGDPFGDGEEMFLQGAAIWHPRCGPAPHAPLDLERASSELQFSLRSRTPSVNGSYCSPYSSLTRKYGYRAVSPGLTLREYRDSRDETCSPHRITTYSYLASEPTTLRRCVQPYDRPPTSPHFHRPPSSASTRASSRAGSKASSRPGMRVLVDSIRSETPRPKSPHMNNEEPIELSHYPSAYKPPPGTKSKIERDDFPAPPYPYTDPERRRRWSDTYKGVADSDDEGERVNGLNGDVDPKLRREEQELSKIETGIAQVFLKEVKEREKLQQWKKQNLDPRNASRTPSASREAGIRLRYSSPVGASPSRSLDYPRALDVAPLPARHHHVPSYNVVSSLRAAPRPGYGLAARSHTFSSSTAGDFTFSGLGDKTHSTDFSSGKSDISAGSITDVDRSAVTTDGGVVIRGGGVISAAAGPVGPGSTMGSGVGVRGGGVRRSLPNMATSHLLHEPAKLYPYHLLLITNYRLPPDVDRLNLERHLSDAEFEAILQVGRQEFYRLPQWRRNELKRRARLF
- the Unc-115a gene encoding actin-binding LIM protein 2 isoform X8; translation: MRPKEEVDAKVQTGTFILSEKIDDTKSKKSEKEMKKEMKRLEKEKQEREKREKKEKEKEKLAKRGKVVCGACGGKCSGEVLRVSDKYFHMACFTCRTCSASLAKGGFFCKDGHYYCPQDYQRAFGTRCAACNQYVEGEVVSALGNTYHQKCFTCARCKRAFPSGEKVTYTGSEVVCASCTAAPQRHTAHTTRTRASPPSPASPLTPPTPHSPHSPTTPTDHEREQRQPDPNECAGCGQELSEGQALVALDRQWHTWCFACGECGTVLQGEYMGRAGVPYCERDYQRLYGVRCAYCQRYISGKVLQAGDNHHFHPTCARCSKCGDPFGDGEEMFLQGAAIWHPRCGPAPHAPLDLERASSELQFSLRSRTPSVNGSYCSPYSSLTRKYGYRAVSPGLTLREYRDSRDETCSPHRITTYSYLASEPTTLRRCVQPYDRPPTSPHFHRPPSSASTRASSRAGSKASSRPGMRVLVDSIRSETPRPKSPHMNNEEPIELSHYPSAYKPPPGTKSKIERDDFPAPPYPYTDPERRRRWSDTYKGVADSDDEGERVNGLNGDVDPKLRREEQELSKIETGIAQVFLKEVKEREKLQQWKKQNLDPRNASRTPSASREAGIRLRYSSPVGASPSRSLDYPRALDVAPLPARHHHVPSYNVMHAPPRPGYGLRSSTLPAGGLRGCNGDFTFSGLGDKTHSTDFSSGKSDISAGSITDVDRSAVTTDGGVVIRGGGVISAAAGPVGPGSTMGSGVGVRGGGVRRSLPNMATSHLLHEPAKLYPYHLLLITNYRLPPDVDRLNLERHLSDAEFEAILQVGRQEFYRLPQWRRNELKRRARLF